The sequence below is a genomic window from Euwallacea similis isolate ESF13 chromosome 1, ESF131.1, whole genome shotgun sequence.
TCGTaatcaattaataaataagaatacCTAACGTTAGTCCCTTAGGGGAATAATAGAGCATTTTCAAACGCAATTTTGTTATCAAGTCTGAACAGATTAGCCCTTATAGAATGTACAAAAAAAGTCAGTTTGTTGACATTCGAAATGATCTAATTGTGACTTTAGAGAAGTTGCTGGTGTGAAACCTCTACCTAGACCACAATCTAAAGGCGGACTTATCAAAAACGAAACTAACGAGTTGCAGAATGcctgataaattaatttcactcTTTATCCTATTATGCAGTCCGTTGCACTCCTatatcaaagaaaaactttaataactCTTTAGACTTACCTTGCAGTGGTCATACAGTGAGGCGAATATGCGATGAAGGTCACCAAAAGCGGTTTGAACCTGGAAAGAAACTATTATTAATACTTTTAGAAGTCGTAAATCAAAAAGATAATGTATAAGTCTCTAATTTTCCACAACTATACTTCGTTCGTGGTAAGAATTTGGGCTCAATtcttttcatgaaaaaaattcggtTTGGGTTAGTTTACGGAAAAATTTTGGGACATTTCAGATTGCTTTACGGGAAAAATCAAGGatgttttaattactttattcaCAATTCTAGAGGTAAGTGGGCGTCAGTGATGCTGAACAATTTCAGGTAGATCTTAGGGCACAAAACCAGAAAAGAAGTGCCCGGCTATACGGCCGCAATTGCGCAATACATAGCACATGATTGGCGGACCTCAATGTTTAGGACTAACTTATTCTGTTAATGCCTATTAACATCCCTTTCTTTAGCCAGAGTCCATTTTTACAGAGGCGCATTAAGGGTGAAGTGATCCCTCAAGCACACGTCCAATACTTTTTTAGCaatcaaaatatatatgtatttcacaaatttaaatacctaCAGAAGTGTTGACCCACTGCTTTATCTGGTGCATTGTTCGCCGTCTTATCATAACAaccaataaatgaaaatactaATAAGTGTTTGTGCTTTAATTATTGAGCCGGcagaattaatttataagaTCCTTGAAACGTCGCTATTAATGGGCAAAATCTCTTTGTTGGTTTGGTCTGGGTCTGAAATTTCTTCGTCAATTGACTCGGTTTCCATTGCGGGCAAAGCTTTCCGCAGTAGTTTGACCAATAATTCAAGAATTAAGATAAACAGAGTTATATTGCCTCACTTGTATTTACTACATATCGCATCCAATGAATATGAGAGAAATTGTGTGTTTTAGATTGATGTCGGTGGAGAGTCGGTAAGTGCGAGAAAGTTAGTGTTGTTTATCTAACGAGTGGGGAAAGTGATACTTTATCACACACTCATTGCAGTTGGAATTGAGTGCGGTAATAGCCTGTTACACAACCAGCAAAATATGCTGGGGTTTGCACACCAGCTGCAAACAAGGGGTCAAAGGTTCATTTTATGGAAGTCcttggaaaataaaaagtatttaatgtATAAAGCTTAAATATTCGGTACAGTTGTCACCAAAAATGGTTGTCAGacttttgacatttgtttgttttaccTCGTTGTTATGGTTACTACTATGCCAGCCGTAAGAAACAAACTGTTTATTGATAAGTAACATACTGCACctgtaaaatttacatacaatGATAAGTAAACCACAGCTGTTTATCACCAGAATAACATTATGGGTAgattcagttaaataataacgATAACTTTCCGTAGGTTGAGGGAATCCACAGACACTggtatttttcatttccatatATCACTTATATAAACTTTAATCTCAAGATTCACATATTTAAGTGTGCTGAGGTGTAAACAAGTGAGAACGAACTCTTACAGCGATtattaattccaaattttaccCTTTTACTGCAACATTGTCGTCTAACTTCATTATCTTTGATCGCCATCGATTCCAACCTTCCTCAAGTCTTTTCCGATCAAGCAAGGTTAATTTGGTGAATTAATTACAAATTGTGTGTAAAAGACCTTGATGTGCGTGTCTCCGAAGGACCTAATTACCCAATTTCATTCACCTTTCTTGGTTCTAGACCATAATCTCAAAGCAGTCGTTCGCAGGGCTTCCCCATAGGAAACTATGCAGcgacaattatttttgctggTTCTCTTGATGGTACTATTCGCTGCTCGTTTCCCTGAAGTGTCTGCACTCCCTCTCTATGAAGCCCCAGAAGAGGATGAAACCATCGACTCCTGCCCTAGTCCTGTGTACTGCAAAGGGGAACTTTTGGATGTAGTGCAAAGAGCCATGATCTTCAACGATTCCAAGACTTTCGTGGATATGAGCCAATTGAACTCCGTCAACATTACTTTGGACAATTTCTGGCAagttatttatacaaattcGAAATTCGAAACTACAAAGAATGTTTCTTACAGGCAAATGATGAACGCCAGCAATGGAAAACCGACTAAAGCTGAAGTGGAAAACTTCGTCAAAAGCAACTTTATAAGCGAAAACGAGACAATAAGTTGGACTCCTACCGATTTCAATCCCTCCCCCACAATCCTTCAACAAATCGACAATGAAAAAGTGCGGGAATTTGCCAAAAATCTCATTGCAATCTGGCCCTCTTTGGGGCGCAAAATCAGCCCCGATGTGTATGAAAATCCTGAGCAACATTCCATACTGGAAGTGCCCAATGGATTCATAGTACCTGGTGGCAGATTCAAGTAAGTCATAATCGTtgccataaaaagaaaatttgacaGCAATTAGAAAAAGTCATGCATGGGACTCATTAGGAAATGCTATTTTGCGTAACTAGTGCGATATAATACACGGAACAGCGTTTCCTAACGTGTTGCATAAATAGGTGGCTTcacattattgaatttttccaccCTAACTTTCGAATACTCTGCTTAGGGAAATCTACTACTGGGACTCCTACTGGATAATCAAAGGCCTTCTCCTCAGCGAAATGTACGACACGGTCCGAGGTATGTTGGAAAACATCTGCCACCTCATTAACGAGATTGGCTTCATGCCGAACGGTTCCAGGAGGTACTACCTCAACCGATCCCACCCTCCTGTTTTCACCCTTATGATTCAAGAGTACCTGAAGTATACCCAAAACACTGGGTGGTTGAAGGACAACATTCAATGCGTTGAAACTGAGCTCAACTTCTGGTTAAAAAATCGGACTGaatttgtaaagaaaaatgGAGTGTTTTATGAATTAGCTCATTTTGAGCCTCCTAGCAATACTCCCCGACCAGAGTCTTATAGCAAGGATTTGGATACTTGCAGTATTTATAATGAAGCTGCTCAGGTAAGTATTCAAAacgttgcaaaaaatttagtgATAAAGACATTTGCAGAAAACTTGCTATAAAGCCTTGAAGGGTGGCGCTGAAAGCGGATGGGATTTCTCTACCAGATGGTTTTTTGACGGCAGCGGTGGTACTGAGACGAATTTGACTCATATCCTCACTCAGAGAGTTGTCCCAGTGGAtcttaatgcatttttatgcAAAGCTTTCAGTGATGTTGCAGAATTTTACGACATTTTGGATAATACAGAGAGGAGAGATTTGTGGCAAGAAAGGGCAGATACTTGGAATAAATCCATTGAAATGGTAGCGTAACGTATAATCCAATACAAATCCAATTTTTAGCGAATGTTTTTAAGGTGTTTTATGACGACGATGAGGGAATATGGCTCGATTACGACCCAATTCTGCAACGAAACCGCAATTACTTCTACCCAAGCAATTTCGCTCCTTTATGGGCTAAAACCTACGATTTAAACAAGAAGGATTATTATGGCAAACGCGCAACTGAGTACCTTCTAAATTATGGAATAGACATGTATCTTGGAGGTATTCCCACCTCTCTGGGTCAAAGCGGGGAGCAGTGGGATTTCAGGAACGCCTGGCCACCATTGCAGGAGTTCGTGGTGCTAGGGTTGATACAAACTGGGAATGTTAATGCTACAGATATGGGCAAAACATTCGGACATAAGTATGATGAAGCAAAACACCtggtaatttgaaaatagtatttttttccaGTTGGATATCATCAAATATGATTGGATACAATGAGaacaaaataatgtttgaaaaatacgACGCTTTGGATCCTGGAAAGTTCGGAGGTGGAGGCGAATATGAGGTGCAAGCGGGTTTCGGATGGACCAATGGGGTTGCTCTGGCATTTATAGATTTATTGTACAccaacaaataatttattaaaaaaaaaaacctttgaatgaaactcattaaaatttattttacaaaattatctCCATTGATTACAATGTCGACATACAAATAATCCAGTTCACCCTTTGACAGCACCGCTGGCGCCACCTCGTCTGATACTTCACAATTACCCCGGACTTATCTTATCTGTCACAAGTGTCATCACAAAAGACGTTCCGTTTTTACCGCAAAGACGAATTTCTGGATAAAAAATCCATGAAAAAGCCGCGGAATTCGGGGAGATCTCCagaaaagtgttgttaaaTCATAAGTTTTCAGTATCGCGGTCCTGTATGAAATTATGAAGAGGCGAAATGTGGAGCTGGCTAAGATGAGAAGACCCATGAAAAGGAACAAAATCGCCGAAGGATTTTACGGAAGGTATAACATTCGAGCTTTGAATGTGATTTAATGGTAGTAAATCGCAGTGGGGAGCTCACAATCTCAGCGATTTTGACCATATGTGTTACAAAATGGCTGTTGTTTAGCGGAACAGGGACCTTTTGGCATCGGGTATAAAATTTCTGCACCTTTGATTACCTTTTTATGGTCATATAACTTTGCACCCTCAAACTACCCTTAATCAGAAGATAGAAAAAACCATATATACAGCTGTCAAAACAAACCTTATTTTTGCCAGTGCATATCTATAAATACAGCCAAAAGATTCTATTTTCTCTTAACATGAATGCAGCACAACAAACTAGGGGTCACAAACAGAATTGTTACGTTTTGCATTCAAATGCATCTCAGACAAAATGTTACATGTTCATAGCATAATAATTTAAGGTTATCCTGAGGGTAGTAACTtggcaaatttattttaaaaaatactcaaaataGGACTCTACAAACGCACTCCCCAACTAAccaaaatacatataatttggCCCCAGTTACCAGTCCAAATGTCACATTTTTATTCTCCTTTTCAGCACACTTCTCTACTTGAAGTTCATCATTTTGTGGCTCCTGGTAATAGTGGCCGACTTCCTCCTGGAGTTCCGTTTTGAATTTCTATGGCCATTCTACTTACTGATTCGCTCAGTCTACGACTCTTTTAAGTACCAAGGCCTGGCCTTTTCAGTCTTCTTCGTCCTGGTGGCTCTCACCTCTGACATGCTGTGCTACTTCTTCATCCCTGTGCAGTGGCTGTTTTTCGTTGCCAGCACCTATGTTTGGGTGCAATATGTGTGGCATACAGATAAAGGTGAGCATACAATAGCTGATATAAAAAACTACCTAAATGATTCCATAGGTCCttaaaaaagatttggaaattttgataaaaatctatCTGGAATGTTTCAAATTGTGGCACTTTTAACTGGAAGGTGTTTGATTTAATGGCTGATATATTTTGCCACAGTAGTTAGTTGCTTATAGATATTTTCCTGAGAAAAGGATAATCAAAAAGAGGTAGAAATTCACATTGTAGAGAGTGGATAAATAGATGGTTTAGTTCTATTATCAGTTTTGCTATTTTGGTACTTTGTTTCTTTTAGCTAAGCCTTTCTAATGGTTCTTAAACCTAgtcattaagaaaaaaacaagttCAGGCTTATATTTGTTAGTAGGTAGTTGTTCACAGGATGACTTGACCCTTGACTTATAAATGTTGATTTAACCTTCAggctttaaattatttttgcagtgataaaacctttttaatacattttaatagaaatttccttttagtTTATCATATGAAGAAGTTGGCCTTTTAAATGATCTTAGGGGGTTTAGTTTAATTGATTTAGCATTAAGCTAatcaaataattgaaaattaaggAAGTTTGATGCAAATCTGgttaatcaaaaaatcaattgctATTCAAGCTCCCCACAGTCGAACTAAAATCaaaagatattcaaaatggttcatttttaaataaaagctcGGTATACctaaaaattgatgaaataaaaatatattctgtTTACTCTATAAGTCATTCAACACCTAGTACTTTATAGTTAAATTCCACAGAAaaactaaactttttaaaaaattgttagtaattttctgtataaaCTACTATTTAATTGCTCTTCGTGCAATTTTAAACTGCCGCTCACACATTATTGTCACACAGACCTATCAATTAAACTCTACTCTATTTGCAGGGATATGTGCTCCCACTGTAGTCCTCTGGGTTCTGTTTGTATACCTTGAGGCAGCAATTCGCCTGCGAGACGTTAAACACCTCCCAGGTCATCTGGACCTATGTCGACCGTTCGCCGCCCACTGTATAGGCTATCCAGTGGTGACATTAGGGTTCGGTTTCAAATCCTACGTGGGATATAGGTTGGTAGAGCCATGTTTTGTCTATACAGAAAACATCACCCGACTGGGTGGATAGGAAAATTGAGAACAATTTGTAAGTGTCTGCTGAAATCTTCAAATTCCAAATTAAGTCCCAAAATGatgttaatttgatttttttctgaacaGTGACATGAAGAAGACTTTTCTAAACAGTGACAAGAAGAATTCCAGGAGTCGAATACCAGGTTTTGAATTTGAGTCGTATAAGCAATCTTCTAAAAAAAGGCCAGATTTGAAGATAATTTCGGAATAATAATGTGTGATACGCCAATGAAATTCACTACAAATGTAAGTGCCTTGAATAAGCAACTTCATGTCGGTTGTGTGGTGAAAGTTGCAGGGGCATATAGGGGCTGGGTATGAGATTCTGAAATAGGCtcataaacttaaaaaacaaatttttctttaagattaCATATTTGTATATAATTAGAAGTTTACAAACATCAAGATGTTTTATGATATATATGCTCATGAAATTCATCATAGATATAAATTATAGTTTcttctgaaatttaaaaatgggcTGAAAGAGATTGGAAATGACTTAGAGGGGCAGGATATAAAGGTCTGAAATATATGGAAATAGgatgtttttattaagaaattcgACATAGGCGTAGATTTTAATGTATGATTTAAGTATAGAAATTGGAGCTTTCATCAAAAGTAAAACAGTGGTGTACTGAGGCCGGTACCAGTGAGAGGCTATAATGGCaataaaaattagtgaaaCTTAACGTCATTTTGGTGTCAATTGGTTATTGTGTTGATTAAATTGGACACTCACAAACTCCACTTTATTATCCTACCGACCTATTTGCAATTCTGATATGTAGGTCACTTGGTAGCCTTGAAACCCacatttttcttctatctTTAATTTGCGCATATTCAGAAGATTTGCCAAAATTGTCAGTCAAACTTTCAAAGGAGTCAAAATCAATTTGATAAACGGACAGAATTATAGTTGGGTGGTTTTCTATGTATATGGATTTTGAAAGATTCTGTATTTCGAAGAATGCGACAGCGAAAGCAGCAGCACGTGGCCAAAGAGAACATGTTTTACATGCAACTGATGCAGCAAGCATTGCCGGCAGAGTCGTCCCTCGAACCACCTACAGAGCAGCTCGCGTTGAATGTCTCACCCAGTGTCACCCCCGTGGCGACCAATGTACAAAATAATCATAAGATTCACAACCATAGTCATAAGGTGAGATCTGTGGTAGTGTTGATTATAGTGAAAACTCGCgaattataggaaaaaaatggACACATACTGAACGGTACTGTACCGAACGGGGTGAACCATGGAACAAGATCTCATAAAAGAGCCTCGGCGGAAAAAACTAGAGGCGACAACAACAGCAGCATGGCTGATCATCATGATAGTCGTCATAGTGAGCGGCAAAATAAggttcaaaaatttattgttctgaaggaaataattaaagctCGAGATTGCTTTCAGATAAATCATTCACACAGCAATGGGTCAGTGGTGGACTTCCACGATGAAGTACCGGACCATGAACCCAGGCAAACAAAAAAGCGAGATAAGAGAGAGCAAGATAAAGAGAGGGAAGCTCACGAGTATCTACAGAGATTAGAAACTGAAACTAGACGGCTCAAGACCGATTTGCAGCAAAGCAGAGCCAGCGAACAGGAGCTACGAATACAAGTCTGTATTCCCTCATTTTAtggactttaaaatttaatggaaaatgttgTAGGTAGCTTCTTTAACGACGAGCGAAAAGAGTACGAAAGGGGAGCTCTCGCTGCTGCAAAGACAGTTGGAAGATTTGCAGGAGCGACTGCAGAACGCACAAGCTGCCAAACAAACAGATCGACAGACGATTGCCAATTTGGAGAGGCGAGTGACTGAAGAAAGACGGCTGAGATCCAACGTCGATTCGCAGCTGGCGCAGGAGAGGAAGAGTCGCAAACAGGAGGAAGCGAGGCTTGCACAGGTTCGTGTCAGATATATTGTAAAACGCGAAATATTTGGCCATAACCAGAAAATCTGATGAACTAATGATTGTAttaagttcaaaattaaaaagttaagttTCAAAAGcgtctaaaaatatatatatattttttatcattctgTATATTGGTAAATGTGTTGAAATGGTTAAAGAaagattttgacattttttttaagaataattgaAGGTTCTACaaaattcaagaaaactggcaaataCTCGGCGATTAGTCgcgaaaagtaattttattatttgttttctagTGTTATCTCAGATACTGTTAGTTATGTAATATGGgctaaatgaaaaagaaaaatttaaattaaaaaatatctgtctaATATTCTCTTCAAACAGGTAACAGCGCAACAGTCTTCCAGAACAGAATGCACCGAAATGTGCAAATCGCGACGACGCGAATTGGAAGTGGAACTCTCCGAGTGTCGCCAGGCGCAACGTTGGGCCGAAGAAAGgtaagatttttcaaatttcagtattttaataaaatttaaaaatgaccCCACCCGTCCAACAACTCTCCgtaaaagtaataaatcacttaatttaaaaatgctcgCATTATTTATAGGGATTGTCCTGAATTTTAGTCTAAAATTTTAGAAGCATAGTCTATGACCAAAGATAAGACAATAGAGGTTTTTTTGGAGcctgattttgaaaaaaaattaggaaaattaatattccaaGAAACGCTAGAAGTAGATATAGCAATTATTAAACAGAAATGATCAATTTAATATATCGGAGTTGCCACTGCTTTTTTATGCAGAGCGCCCCCAAAGAAAAACGACACAAGTGAGAATTATATGCGAGAGAGGAAAACAAAACGAGAAAAAAGTGTTTAGCGATACCCGCTTTCACTCACCAAACTACAGCTACGTAACATCAAATTCACTCAGTAAATGTTAGCTACACTAGTGATGTATTTTAGATGTCTTTTATACAAAAGAACTGTCGATAATCCCGATTATTAGTTTGCTCCGTATGACGAATGTTGTTTGCCGCCGCGCTAACATTCGACTGAATCATCTAAAGTACGCTATCGGTAcgaaaacatgcaaaaaactTTATAGCTTTTTGTAATCGTACAGCTCACCGGTTTAAGAAGCGATACATAAACTGTTCGTTTTCGACATACAgcgtattaaaatttaattttctttttaatctaGTTTCGGTAGTGCCCCTTTGTAGATCTCAATTGATTATGCGGCTTCGATAACTATAATATAGCATTGAAATCGGTTGAATGGAGAAATTACGGGAAGCTCCCAAGgcttacaaatttttttatcttgcaTGGCACGCTCTTCTAATCGGAAAAGCTCCGTTATTTGAAAcgtttttagtgttttggATACACAATGTAACTTCTCCCTTttactatttgaaaaataatcagAAACATTTTACTGATATTTTTACTAGATGCAAGACGCTGGAGTTAGAAAAGCAAGCATTGAGCGAGCAAGTGCGCGATGCTGAAATGCTGATGTCTGCCTTGGCCACGCTTCAAGATAAAAACACTCATCTCGAAAACGCCCTTTCCGCTGAAACTCGCATTAAACTCGATTTATTCAGCGCGCTGGGGGAGGCCAAAAGACACCTTGAAATCAGTCAAagtatatctcaaaaactatgtGGAAGCCCTTATATCTAgatgaaatttgtttatagGTTCCAACAGAAACCAAGAAAAGGAAATCGAACGGTTGAAAGGTAATATCGCCCAGGTACTGGCAGTGATGCCCAACGACTCCTTCGCTACGACTCAGCCAGTGCAGACTTCGGCTGGGGCTCAGGTGTCGCGTGTATGCCTCACTGACGGCCCCGGTCTTTCCAAGTTAGATCCGAACGCGACGGCCTACACGCCCAAGAGCTCGGCTTCCAACACGCTCATCGCATCCACGGAGGCTTAAGTTTGTCGTTCTCTCTATCACttgtttcttctttttaagttGCGTTTTTATTTGCGTTTGAAACTCGCGGAAAATcgttaatatttacacggttaAAAACCGACGTTTTCTGGTTGTTTACTGTTgctttcttttttgaaaaaaaaacgcattAAAGTTTGTGTTGTATCAGGGTTTTGTTGAACAGtaggtttttaataattagatctGTGCTGCCATACGTTTTGAACACAGTCGGAATTTTCCTGCCACTTGTTTGCAACCACAAGCTCATAATTTGGTCTCGTTTCTGATGCCCATCTCTTACAGtattaatcaataaaaaatgaataaaccTGTCAATTATTCGAATAGGCGGCGTTGAGACTCAAAGTTCAAACACagttttagcatttttttgactaattttaCATGGTGAATCTCTGTAGTTGCATCAATGTATATTTCTGGGTAATAAAACTGGGAATGACCTTAGAATGCTTCAATCGGCACAGGCCAGCCATGTAAAATGCTAGTATTTACCAGGAATGCCCTACTCTCCAAATTTAGCAATCTGGCTTCATGGTGCCGTCATTATCCATCCTTCGATAcatttgttttcgtttttctcGGTTTTTTGTTGAAGTCGTTGGTCCTTTAAAATCCATAAAATGTCTACTAATCAGTTCCATTCAATTTTTAGGAAACCTTGAAACTATTTTTCACTGCCAAATGGTTATGCGTCACATTAATACTCATCTTTCATGTTTGCTTTTTTCTCTAAATGCCCTAAATTGCAAGAAAACCCATCTTTCGGATAAAACCCTTCCGGATATAGTGAtataattcgaatttttcaacaaaagttGGTTTATTCTAGTGGACTATAAGGTAGTGTTATAGACTTGTTGTGGACATGGTAATTTATGTATTGGTGCAATTATAGTGACTCTCCCTCTATACCACAGTTAGTGGTTCTTATTTAAAACCAGGccttttttgagaaaatctcATGCTGACTGTAATTGTTATTTACATGGTTGTGATAAGctgttttttaagtttaacagcatgtaaacaaaataatgtttcatgCCCTCAAAACTTAGTTTCCTTCTGCACCTCTCTTAATAAGCCTCTGCAAATTTGTATGTACGTTGCCATTTCAATCCCATTTCGTTGTGATATAATAAAACCTATTCTAGTGAGTTTTAGATAAACAACCCGAAACGTCTTCTAGGGTTGAACAGACAATCGACAACCCATTGAAACGTacctaatattatttgttaaattgttCTATTGCCATGTGAAACTTTTGGGCAATATACTGAAGTAAAAATTCATTGTTAAATTCTGTTATTATACTGCACAAAAGGTACTAATGTTGCGTTGCCTAAAAGGTACATGCTTTACTGGCATTATTGATCTCCTCATATTAgtttaaagctttttttgtaaatttttggtCATATTCCGGGACGTTCGAAAACCTAATTTATTTCCGTTTAAATTAACACTTCAACGTAAGTTTTTGATCATCCCGGAAGCTGAGAGAATGACGTTTAATTTGTAAGGGTTTTTCTTGATTTAGAATGCGTTTTTAAGTTCCTttaattacataatattatttacacGGTTTTGAGTGGATTTTCGAAATTGACGTGTAACcaacatttgaaaaatgagAATTACACTGTACTTaatgatatatattttttattgttttgaagttgagccatttttgttttattttgaatataagaaaatttaaaagccaAAAATGGAATTTCAGTTTATGTAACCAACTCTGATGGTCCTTCggtaaaagttaataaaacacccaaagttaaatttttttaaatccttttaGGGATAGCTAAAATCAGAAACTCGTAATTTTCTGGCTAAGATGGAGAAGTACTATTTATACTAGAGCTTTCGTTTTAGAAATGTCATCTGGTACCATTTATGGGGGCTgctacaaattttattaaaatgatttatgaaattattcaaCGGAATACAAATACACGAAATATAGACATGGAAAAAGggatttgaattattttgtgtTATAAGACAAATCATAACATAAATGGctaaaatacttgaaaaatcAAGTTCAACGAACCCAAAAATGTGGTACTTACCGCAGCAAATCTGAGCAGTTCTAATTTGGTACTTTTCACTATATAAAACAGTcttattaaggaaaaaattagaaagatatttccaatttattttcgCGTCACTTGAAAGCATCTTCCATTTTCTTGTTCATGTCATGTGAATGAGACGACGATTCTCATTGGTCGACGAATAGAGTTTGTTCAAATGTTTTCCGCGCGCCTACTTGACATATCTAATCTTATCCGGGTCTGCGTCTTGGGGGCTGTCGTGGCACACAGGCCTGCAGAAACTAGGTCGGGGCTTTAATAGCGACTGGTTATGTTCAGCTAGCTGAAAAGTTTTACATCATATCTCCCACTGTCCCCAAAATGCTCTGGA
It includes:
- the LOC136412770 gene encoding macoilin-1, whose product is MKRRNVELAKMRRPMKRNKIAEGFYGSTLLYLKFIILWLLVIVADFLLEFRFEFLWPFYLLIRSVYDSFKYQGLAFSVFFVLVALTSDMLCYFFIPVQWLFFVASTYVWVQYVWHTDKGICAPTVVLWVLFVYLEAAIRLRDVKHLPGHLDLCRPFAAHCIGYPVVTLGFGFKSYVGYRMRQRKQQHVAKENMFYMQLMQQALPAESSLEPPTEQLALNVSPSVTPVATNVQNNHKIHNHSHKEKNGHILNGTVPNGVNHGTRSHKRASAEKTRGDNNSSMADHHDSRHSERQNKINHSHSNGSVVDFHDEVPDHEPRQTKKRDKREQDKEREAHEYLQRLETETRRLKTDLQQSRASEQELRIQVASLTTSEKSTKGELSLLQRQLEDLQERLQNAQAAKQTDRQTIANLERRVTEERRLRSNVDSQLAQERKSRKQEEARLAQVTAQQSSRTECTEMCKSRRRELEVELSECRQAQRWAEERCKTLELEKQALSEQVRDAEMLMSALATLQDKNTHLENALSAETRIKLDLFSALGEAKRHLEISQSSNRNQEKEIERLKGNIAQVLAVMPNDSFATTQPVQTSAGAQVSRVCLTDGPGLSKLDPNATAYTPKSSASNTLIASTEA
- the LOC136412809 gene encoding trehalase-like; its protein translation is MQRQLFLLVLLMVLFAARFPEVSALPLYEAPEEDETIDSCPSPVYCKGELLDVVQRAMIFNDSKTFVDMSQLNSVNITLDNFWQMMNASNGKPTKAEVENFVKSNFISENETISWTPTDFNPSPTILQQIDNEKVREFAKNLIAIWPSLGRKISPDVYENPEQHSILEVPNGFIVPGGRFKEIYYWDSYWIIKGLLLSEMYDTVRGMLENICHLINEIGFMPNGSRRYYLNRSHPPVFTLMIQEYLKYTQNTGWLKDNIQCVETELNFWLKNRTEFVKKNGVFYELAHFEPPSNTPRPESYSKDLDTCSIYNEAAQKTCYKALKGGAESGWDFSTRWFFDGSGGTETNLTHILTQRVVPVDLNAFLCKAFSDVAEFYDILDNTERRDLWQERADTWNKSIEMVFYDDDEGIWLDYDPILQRNRNYFYPSNFAPLWAKTYDLNKKDYYGKRATEYLLNYGIDMYLGGIPTSLGQSGEQWDFRNAWPPLQEFVVLGLIQTGNVNATDMGKTFGHNWISSNMIGYNENKIMFEKYDALDPGKFGGGGEYEVQAGFGWTNGVALAFIDLLYTNK